A genomic stretch from Methanomicrobia archaeon includes:
- a CDS encoding winged helix-turn-helix transcriptional regulator, whose amino-acid sequence MRRVIWWLIVGTKGGVNRARIIRALNERPYNANQLSEVLELDYKTVRHHLKVLLDNKIITVAGDGYGSVYFLSSGMEEEYEVFKEYLDKVWNK is encoded by the coding sequence ATGAGACGTGTAATCTGGTGGCTGATTGTCGGTACGAAAGGCGGCGTAAATCGTGCGCGGATAATACGGGCATTAAATGAACGACCCTATAACGCCAATCAGTTGTCAGAGGTCCTAGAATTGGATTACAAGACCGTACGACACCATCTCAAAGTCCTTCTGGATAACAAGATCATCACCGTAGCAGGTGATGGATACGGATCGGTGTATTTCTTATCATCAGGTATGGAGGAAGAGTATGAAGTCTTTAAGGAATATCTGGATAAAGTGTGGAATAAATAA